ATCCGCAGAGCATTTTTGACTCAATTGGGACGGATCACGGAAGTGGTCTCTACCACGTCGAAATCCGCCCTGCCGGATTCAGGTTCTTTCATCGAAATGGTGCCGAACAACAGGTCTTCAACATCAATCCTGGTCCTGTTATCAAAGACGGAAAATGGGTGCATTTCACCGGCACCTACGATAGCAAAAGCGGGGACGCAAAGACCTACATTGATGGGAAAGTAACACACGAAGCAAAAGGAGACGGCGAACTCTCGGACAATTGGGGAGTCCAAGCCGAAATCGGACACCATAAGAATTCCCGCTGGTTCGATGGGTTGATGGACGAATTCTATATGTTCGCTCGTGCGTTATCCGAAGATGAAATTAAAGAGGTCATGGACGGAGAATTTCTGTCGGTGGAACCGGCGGATAAACTCGCCACAACGTGGGGTAGCCTTAAAGCACGACGGTAAGATTTTTAGGCATTGTGGGGGCTTTAGAAGTCGATCAATTGAATCCCCCTACTACAAGCGGCTTGTGCACAGGAATTTCCTGTGTTCAAGTCGTTTTTTTCTGTGGATTTACCGATGCGGCGCGTATTCCCAATCGAAGCGTTGTCGCCCATAACGCCTGCCGTCAATTTCGGTCTGGTGACAGACGAAGCACCTATGGGCTTCGGTGACACCGTGCAGCTCATGCACTAACTGAATTTCTTCCGTGTTATGCACGTGGCATTTGATACAGGTATAACTCCCGTAATCGGAATCGGCGTAGATGGCGATTTTATCTGTCGCCCTTCGGATGTGA
This genomic stretch from Candidatus Poribacteria bacterium harbors:
- a CDS encoding LamG domain-containing protein, producing MFSNLFRLRVRDSLAAPHLFQVCFVVVVLMIIATVSTEADLSDPTLSVYYSFDEDGDTVKDGSIYGNDGKIEGKSKREKGVIDKAIVLEANTWIDMNGPEFENVPLEGLTIAVWVNHTGSPDPQSIFDSIGTDHGSGLYHVEIRPAGFRFFHRNGAEQQVFNINPGPVIKDGKWVHFTGTYDSKSGDAKTYIDGKVTHEAKGDGELSDNWGVQAEIGHHKNSRWFDGLMDEFYMFARALSEDEIKEVMDGEFLSVEPADKLATTWGSLKARR